The genomic region TCATAACCGAAAACTGATGAATCTTGCGGAATATACCGTTGGAAATGGAAAGCTGATCATCTGCGGAATCGATATCGAGAATGATATGGACAGTCGACCTGTCGCAGCGCAGCTTCGCAGAAGCTTAATCGACTATATGTCCTCAGATTCTTTTGCCCCCAAAGTATCGATGGAGTTGAAAGAGCTTCGCCAATTGCTTGAGAAGAATGATCAGCCTGCCCTGACAGGAACTGCTGATTTATGCACTTCGGAGCATGAGCTTGCCTGCGGGAAGTTCGCATCAAGCGATAGCATGAACGATGGCAATGATGCCACGTATGGAAACGATGGTGTCGATGAGACCTACTGGCAGGCACAAGACGATCATCCAGGCCACTGGTGGCAGGTGGATTTGTTAGAGGAACGTTCCATCATAGGAAGCAAAGTAAGATTTCACGAGCAAGGTAACTTCCTATACGTGATTCAGGTTTCAAGCGATGCAATCGAATGGCGTGTGGTCGTTAACCAGACGGGGCAGACATCACATGAACAGACACGGATGGATCATTTTGAAGCAAAGGGCAGGTATGTAAGAATTGTATACAATGGGTTACCGCAGGGAGTTAAGGCAGGACATCGTGCATTTGAAGTGTACGGTAGCTGATCCAAGCAAAATGAAATGAAGGAAAAATAACGTTACTCTCAAGTGACGTTTTTTTTTCATGAAACAGTAAGAGATACGAATTATTTGCGTAACATAAGCTTAGTATTCTAGGGCGCATTTCAAAACTGTTTCCTTCGAAGTTTCAGGCACGACCTAGTTTATAACTTGGTTTCTTTTTAGAAGCCCCCATAATTGTTCCGCCACATCTTCCGATGACTGAGGCATATCATTCATAATCCACCATTCGATGATGCCGACAAAGGCTGATGCCATAAATTGAGTGACGAATTCTTTGCTGTAGCTGCTATTGTCACCATCCATATTGATGTTAATCCTTATGTGCGTTGTCACGAGTTCCAACATCTGTTCACGGAACGCAGGAATTCCTTTGTTAGAGAGCATTGAAGCGTAAAAACGATGATGCTCTTCGAAATATCGGATTACAGGTAGAAAAGAGGATTGAATGAGATCAACCGTTTCACCATTCGCATTCGTTGTCGTGGTTGCGGATATCATTTTGTTTAAGTTTTCTTCGATGCACTTGTTCAACAGATCATACTTATCACTGTAATGAAAGTATACCGTTCCCCGATTAATGTTAGCTCGATCAGCAATCTCGTTGATTGTAATGTCCTCAAAATTTTTCTCGGCAATGAGAGAAAGAAAGGACTGGAAGATCGCTTGTTTCGTTTTGACCACTCTTCGATCGATTTTAATGTGCACTTGGTAACCTCCACCCCGAGATATCTAACACTTTGTTATTGAACGTTGGATATCGAACAAAAAGCGCCAGATTAACGATTGTAGTTATTTTTGTACTCCTTATAATAATCAATAAGTCATACTTATTCAACAAATGTTGGATTACAAAATGCTATGGCTCAGACGATACATCAAGGAGGACAATGATATGTCACTGGAAATTTTACAAGCAAAATCCGAATTGAGAGATTTGGTGGACTCGTATGCTACATTAACCGATGCCAAAAGAATTGCAGATCAGATGCTCTTATTCACACCGGATACAAGATTCAAAGTATATTTTGGTGATCAACTGATGTCCGAAGTAACCGGAACCAAGCAGCTGCAAGAAGAGTTTAACGGTCATGTGGCGCTGGTGAAACGCTATTTCACAACGAACGCACAGCATGTAGTGAACGTGGAAGGTGATACTGCAACAGGCGTTGTATTTTCTCAGATCAAGATGGTTAGGGACGAAGATGGCAAAGAAGTTCTCACGGATTATAGTGTTCAATATCATGATGTTTATGTTCGCCAGGGCGAAAAGTGGTTGATACAGGAGCGTACTTCACAATATATCATCATCGAAGCAAGACCACTGTAAGCATAATGACATACGCAAAATAATAGTTAAAGAAATGATGAGGGCGTTAACTGATGCTCTCGTCATTTTCTATGTTTTGCAGCATGTTATTTCAAGCGTCGAACAGGCGGTGTGGCTTGGATTTGCAGGTATTGCAGTGTGTTCTCCAATGGACTTGGAGAAATTTCCAGAATGAAAACGCTTGTCAAATTAAAAATAATATGATAATTTAGTGTCTGTAACCGGTTACACATAGAGGAGAGCAACTTATGACAACAATTAAAGACGTAGCTCAGCTGGCTGGCGTATCTGTAGCCACCGTATCCAGGGTCATTAATGATAGAGGTTATGTTCATGCGGATACACGCAAGAAAGTCGAAGATGCTGTGAAGGCGCTTAACTTTTCGCCAAATGAAGTGGCTCGCTCATTATATAAGCGCAAGTCCAAACTGATTGGCCTGTTGTTACCGGATATTACCAACCCTTACTTCCCGCAGTTGGCCCGCGGCGTAGAGGACCGGATGCAGGAGCAGGATTATAGACTAATATTCGGAAATAGTGATGAGGATGAACAGAAGGAGCAAGATTACATCCAGACGTTTATCCAGAACAACGTGGTGGGTGTGATCTCTTCAACGAACTACCCTCATTCTTCAATATATGAAAAACTGAAGATTCCTGTCGTGTTTCTGGACAGAACTTCACTGGATCGTCCATCCGTGTATGCGGATGGCAGGGAAGGTGGAAGACTAGCTGCAAGGGAGATCATCAACCGCGGCAGTCGTCGGATCACGGTTATGCAAGGACCGTCACAGATCAGACCTGCGCAGGATCGCTTCGAAGGCGCGATTGAAATCATCCGTGATGCAGGGCTAGACTATCACGTCATTCAGACGACCTCGTTTTCGATTAACGAGGCAGGGGTATGGGCTGAAGAATTATTCAGGAAATATGCTGACACAGACGGAGTTATTGCCAGTAATGACATCGCAGCTATGGCCGTACTGCATGAGGCAACACGAATCGGAAGAAAGGTTCCTGATGACGTACAAGTGATTGGTTTCGATGATATTCCGATGAGCAGCCTGCTGTCACCGGCACTATCCACCATCCGTCAGCCAGCATACGAGATGGGAAGAGAAGCAGCGGGATTACTTATCCAGCTTGTGGAACAAGCTGCAATAGAGAACAAAAACATACAGTTGCCCGTCAGCTTCATCGAACGGGGCACAACGAGAAAGGTGTGATCAGATGGCTAAAATATGCGTAATTGGAAGCAGTTCGATGGATCTGGTTGTTACTTCTGCAAGACGGCCGGGAGCGGGTGAAACCGTTCTTGGCGATAGCTTCAAAACGGTTCCTGGTGGCAAAGGAGCCAATCAGGCTGTCGCCGCTGCACGATTGGGTGCCAAGGTTGCGATGATCGGCCGGGTAGGCGACGATGCTTTTGGCAAAGATATTTTAGAGAACTTTAGAGCAAATGCTGTAAATACGCAAAATGTGAAACCGGTTACACATTTAGAAAGTGGAACGGCTCATATCATTCTGGCGGAAGGTGATAATAGTATCGTAGTGGTTGAAGCGGCGAATCGCGAAGTCACTCCTGCATATGTCGATGAAGCAGCGGAAGTGATCCGCAATGCAGATATCGTACTAATTCAGCAGGAAATTCCGGAGGAAACGGTTGTTCATGTGAGTGCACGATGTGCTGAATTCGGAACACCTTTACTGCTCAATCCTGCTCCAGCGAGAACATTGCCGCAAGAAGTGATCGACAATGCCGCATATATCACGCCGAACGAGCATGAAGCCGAGATTTTGTTTCAGGGCATGAGTCCGGCAGAGGCATTACGTCAATATCCTAACAAATTGTTCATCACGGAAGGCAGTAAAGGCGTTCGTTATTTTGATGGGGCAGAGGAAATTCTGGTCCAAACTTACAAGGTTGACGCAGTGGATACCACTGGGGCAGGGGACACGTTCAACGCCGCATTTGCAGTTGCTTTGGCTGAAGGCAAACCGTTGCAAGAGAGCATACGCTTCGCCAATCGTGCTGCATCGTTGTCCGTCACCAAGTTCGGAGCGCAGGGCGGCATGCCAACGCGTGATGAAGTAGAGGAGAGCTTGTAATGAAAAGAAATGGCATGCTGAATAGTCACATTTCCAAGATTTTGTCTGATCTGGGCCATACGGACATGATTGCGATTGCGGATGCAGGTCTGCCGGTACCGGACGGGGTACTCAAAATTGATCTGGCCCTTAAATTGGGAACACCAAGTTTTCGCGAAGTGGTGGAAGTGATCGCTGAAGATATGGTCATTGAGAAAGTCATTGTGGCCGAAGAGATTTGCGAAGGCAATCCCGTAGCCCTGCAATTCATCACAGAGAAATTCGGGGTAGAAGCTATCGATGCTTCCGTCAGCCACGAACAATTCAAAGAATTAACACGGCAGGTGAAAGCTGTTATCCGCACAGGTGAAGCCACACCCTATGCCAATTGCATTTTACAATCGGGAGTCCATTTCGGTTAAAAAGGAGGTTGCGTAATGCACATTCAGATGCAAGACATTCATAAAGCGTTCGGTACCAATCAGGTACTGAGCGGAGTGGATTTTGAACTAAAAGATGGTGAGGTTCATGCCCTGATGGGGGAGAATGGGGCCGGCAAATCCACACTGATGAACATCCTGATTGGTCTTCATCAGCGTGATCAGGGGACCATCACCATAGACGGAGAAGAAAACTATTTTGCAAGTCCGAAGGAAGCAGAGAAACTGGGCATCACCTTTATACATCAGGAGCTGAACGTATGGCCTGAAATGACGGTGCTGGATAATCTCTTCATCGGTAAGGAACTGACATCATCATTCGGGTTGCTTAACACAAGACAAATGAAAGCGCTTGCCAAAGAACAGTTCGCCAAGCTTTCTGTACACATACCGCTGGAACGTCCTGCGGGAGAGTGCTCCGTCGGGCAACAACAGATGATCGAGATCGCCAAAGCGCTAATGACAGATGCCAAGGTCATCATTATGGACGAACCAACAGCAGCACTCACAGAGCGCGAAATCCAGAAGCTGTTCGGCGTAATCAGCTCGCTGAAGAAGGAAGGCGTATCCATCGTGTATATTTCTCACCGAATGGAGGAGATCTTCACGATCTGTGACCGAATTACGATTATGCGTGATGGAAGAACGGTAGACACGCAAGCTATCCCGCAGACAAGCTTTGATGAAGTGGTCCGGAAAATGGTAGGTCGGGAACTTACGGAGCGTTACCCTGCCCGGAATCCTTCCTATGGTGAAGTCGTTTTGGAGGTACGGAATGCAAGCAGCAAAGGGTTATTTGAGAATATCAACTTCAATGTGAGAGCGGGGGAAATCCTAGGTTTCTCAGGACTTATGGGTTCTGGACGGACAGAGATTATGAGAACAATCTTTGGTTTGGATACGTTGGATCGTGGTGAAATCTTCATCCGCGGCAAAAAAGCGAACATTCGTAAACCGGCCGATGCTGTGAAACATGGAATTGGGTTTATTACAGAAGACCGCAAGGATGAGGGGCTGGTATTAGACTTTTCTATTCGCGAAAATATGGCGTTGACGAATCTGTTCAGTTTCTCAAACAAAGGTTTCATTTCAGCTTCGAAAGAACAAGACTTCGTAGATACATTGATCAAACGTCTACAGATCAAAACGCAATCCTCCGAGACAACGGCAAGGAATCTATCCGGGGGTAACCAGCAGAAGGTGGTTATCGCGAAATGGGTTGGTATCGGTCCAAGCGTACTTATCCTGGATGAACCCACACGCGGAGTGGATGTCGGAGCGAAGCGCGAAATCTATGAATTGATGAATGAACTGACAGAACGCGGTGTTGCAATCATCATGGTATCGTCGGAGCTACCTGAAGTGCTTGGCATGAGCGACCGGATCGCGGTTGTGCATGAAGGACACATCAGTGGCGAGGTTGCAAGGGAAGTAGCCACACAAGAACACATTATGACATTGGCCACAGGGGGACAGTGATATGACAACAATGCAGGAAAACAAAACGGCCAAAAGCGGCTTCCGTTTCTCAAATGTAATACAAAAATTAGGACCGCTGCTCGGCTTAATCATTCTTATTCTCATCGTATCGGTGTTGAATCCAAGTTTCTTGGAACCGCTTAATATCTTGAATTTATTACGACAAGTCTCGATTAATGCGCTGATTGCCTTCGGTATGACGTTTGTTATCCTGACGGGCGGAATCGATCTCTCGGTCGGCTCGATCTTGGCTTTATCCAGTGCTTTTGTAGCGAATATGATGTTGTCCGGCCTGGATCCGATCTTGTCCATCATTATCGGTGTCGCACTCGGTGGTGTCATGGGTATGGTCAACGGACTGATGATTACCAAAGGCAGAATGGCTCCATTTATCGCTACATTGGCAACGATGACGATATTCAGAGGACTGACATTGGTGTACACGAACGGTAACCCAATTACAGGACTCGGAGATAATCTGTTGTTCCAATTGTTCGGCCGCGGTTACCTGCTGGGCATTCCGGTACCTGCAATCACGATGCTGATTACCTTCATGATTCTGTGGATTGTTTTGCATAAAACGGCTTTTGGCCGCAAAACGTACGCTATTGGTGGTAATGAGAAAGCCTCCATTATCTCGGGGATCAAAGTTAATCGCGTGAAAATTATGATCTACTCCCTGACAGGAATGCTCGCTGCTTTGGCAGGTGCAATTCTGACATCGCGCTTGAATTCAGCCCAACCAACGGCAGGTACATCCTACGAGCTGGATGCAATCGCTGCCGTTGTATTGGGCGGTACAAGCCTCGCTGGAGGACGCGGACGTATCGTTGGTACACTGATTGGTGTTTTAATTATCGGCGTGTTGAATAATGGATTGAACTTGCTGGAGGTAAACTCATTTTACCAAATGGTTGTAAAAGGCATCGTCATTGCCATTGCCGTCCTGCTGGACCGCAAGAAAACAGCATAAGGAGAGAAGCAAATATGAAAAAGTGGATTTTAACACTCGTAAGTATGCTGATGATCATCGTTCTGGCCGGGTGCTCTCTGGAGCCACCGGAATGGGCGAAACCTAATCCAAATAAAAGTAACGGACAGAAGAAAATAGGTTTGTCGATATCTACACTGAACAATCCATTCTTTGTATCACTGAAGGACGGGGTCATGGCTGAAGCCAAAAAACAGGGAATACAGGTGATCGTGGTTGATGCGCAAAACGATTCGGCTAAACAAACCAATGATGTGGATGATCTCATTCAGCAAGGCGTCAGTGCACTTCTGATTAACCCTGCGGACTCTGCAGCGATCTCCACAGCGGTTCAATCGGCCAATAGTGTTGGTATTCCCGTGATCACGCTGGATCGCTCCGCAGATAAAGGCGAAGTGGCGGCACTAGTAGCATCGGATAATGTAAAAGGCGGACGCATGGCAGCTGAATACTTTGTGGAACAACTGGGTGAGGGAGCAAAAGTTATTGAACTGGAAGGTGTGCCGGGCGCTTCTGCAACAAGAGAACGGGGTAAAGGCTTCCACGAAGTGGCTGACAAGCAACTCGATGTAGTTTCCAAGCAATCTGCTGATTTCGATCGGTCCAAAGGATTGAATGTCATGGAGAACTTGCTACAAGGTAATCCAGACGTGCAGGCGGTATTTGCTCATAATGACGAGATGGCACTTGGTGCCATTGAAGCGATTCAAAGCTCAGGTAAAGACATTCCGGTCATCGGATTCGATGGCAATGATGATGCAATTAAATCCATTCAGGATGGTAAATTGACAGCAACAGTCGCTCAGCAGCCTATACTGATTGGCCAACTGGCGCTGCAAGCAGCTCTGGATGTGCTCAGTGGCAAGCAGGTGGAGTCATCGATTCCCGCTGAATTGAAGTTGGTAACCAAGGAAAATGTGAATGAGTAAATCATCATAAAACACTCTTTTTCGTTTTGGAAATAAACTTAGAATTAAACCAAGCCGCTAATATAGCGGCTTTTTTTCATTTTCAAAGTGCGTGGGCATCATATCAAACAGATTACTGGCTTTTAATAGCAACAGAAAGGTACCCAATTGAATTGTAGTCCGTTTTGTGGTTTTGGATTGCTTCAAAAGAGTATTTTTGGATATGTATAACCAATCCATTTGTTGATACACTAGCATGACGTTCTACACAGTCTTCACAATACATAAGGAGGAGCTAATCTCAATTATCCATTCCTGTGCGGAATAGAAAGAAGGTGGCTGACATGCGGCATCTGGTAGAAGAAAATCTTCAATCTGTAAGACAGCAAATGGCACTGGCCTGCCAGGCTTCCGGTCGCAACATAGAGGAAATTCAGTTGCTGCTCGCGACCAAAACGGTACCGCTTGAGAAACTAGAGGTAGCGATTCAAGCAGGTGAGGTTCTATTCGGAGAAAACAAAGCTCAGGAACTTCGGGACAAATTTCCACTTATGCAGCAACACGAACAGGTGGAATGTCATTTTATCGGACACGGTATTTACCAGACGAATATTACTGTAATGAAAAACACACGCATCGATGATTAAGTGAAAGGTAGTGTTAAATATGAAGACAGCATCCCCTTCGTTACATGGCCGTGATTTGATATCGCCGGTGATCGCCGCTTTAATATCCGTAATTGTTAATTACGGGGGTACGTTTATCCTTGTTTTTCAAGCTGCAAAAGTGGCTGGTTTAAGCCCGGAAATGACCGCGTCCTGGATTTGGTCCATCTCGATTGGGGTAGGAGTAACAGGAATTTGGCTCAGTTATCG from Paenibacillus sp. FSL R5-0341 harbors:
- a CDS encoding TetR/AcrR family transcriptional regulator, which encodes MHIKIDRRVVKTKQAIFQSFLSLIAEKNFEDITINEIADRANINRGTVYFHYSDKYDLLNKCIEENLNKMISATTTTNANGETVDLIQSSFLPVIRYFEEHHRFYASMLSNKGIPAFREQMLELVTTHIRININMDGDNSSYSKEFVTQFMASAFVGIIEWWIMNDMPQSSEDVAEQLWGLLKRNQVIN
- a CDS encoding nuclear transport factor 2 family protein, which gives rise to MSLEILQAKSELRDLVDSYATLTDAKRIADQMLLFTPDTRFKVYFGDQLMSEVTGTKQLQEEFNGHVALVKRYFTTNAQHVVNVEGDTATGVVFSQIKMVRDEDGKEVLTDYSVQYHDVYVRQGEKWLIQERTSQYIIIEARPL
- a CDS encoding LacI family DNA-binding transcriptional regulator encodes the protein MTTIKDVAQLAGVSVATVSRVINDRGYVHADTRKKVEDAVKALNFSPNEVARSLYKRKSKLIGLLLPDITNPYFPQLARGVEDRMQEQDYRLIFGNSDEDEQKEQDYIQTFIQNNVVGVISSTNYPHSSIYEKLKIPVVFLDRTSLDRPSVYADGREGGRLAAREIINRGSRRITVMQGPSQIRPAQDRFEGAIEIIRDAGLDYHVIQTTSFSINEAGVWAEELFRKYADTDGVIASNDIAAMAVLHEATRIGRKVPDDVQVIGFDDIPMSSLLSPALSTIRQPAYEMGREAAGLLIQLVEQAAIENKNIQLPVSFIERGTTRKV
- the rbsK gene encoding ribokinase; translation: MAKICVIGSSSMDLVVTSARRPGAGETVLGDSFKTVPGGKGANQAVAAARLGAKVAMIGRVGDDAFGKDILENFRANAVNTQNVKPVTHLESGTAHIILAEGDNSIVVVEAANREVTPAYVDEAAEVIRNADIVLIQQEIPEETVVHVSARCAEFGTPLLLNPAPARTLPQEVIDNAAYITPNEHEAEILFQGMSPAEALRQYPNKLFITEGSKGVRYFDGAEEILVQTYKVDAVDTTGAGDTFNAAFAVALAEGKPLQESIRFANRAASLSVTKFGAQGGMPTRDEVEESL
- the rbsD gene encoding D-ribose pyranase, translating into MKRNGMLNSHISKILSDLGHTDMIAIADAGLPVPDGVLKIDLALKLGTPSFREVVEVIAEDMVIEKVIVAEEICEGNPVALQFITEKFGVEAIDASVSHEQFKELTRQVKAVIRTGEATPYANCILQSGVHFG
- a CDS encoding sugar ABC transporter ATP-binding protein; the encoded protein is MHIQMQDIHKAFGTNQVLSGVDFELKDGEVHALMGENGAGKSTLMNILIGLHQRDQGTITIDGEENYFASPKEAEKLGITFIHQELNVWPEMTVLDNLFIGKELTSSFGLLNTRQMKALAKEQFAKLSVHIPLERPAGECSVGQQQMIEIAKALMTDAKVIIMDEPTAALTEREIQKLFGVISSLKKEGVSIVYISHRMEEIFTICDRITIMRDGRTVDTQAIPQTSFDEVVRKMVGRELTERYPARNPSYGEVVLEVRNASSKGLFENINFNVRAGEILGFSGLMGSGRTEIMRTIFGLDTLDRGEIFIRGKKANIRKPADAVKHGIGFITEDRKDEGLVLDFSIRENMALTNLFSFSNKGFISASKEQDFVDTLIKRLQIKTQSSETTARNLSGGNQQKVVIAKWVGIGPSVLILDEPTRGVDVGAKREIYELMNELTERGVAIIMVSSELPEVLGMSDRIAVVHEGHISGEVAREVATQEHIMTLATGGQ
- the rbsC gene encoding ribose ABC transporter permease (functions to transport ribose at high affinity; forms a complex with RbsA2C2B) is translated as MTTMQENKTAKSGFRFSNVIQKLGPLLGLIILILIVSVLNPSFLEPLNILNLLRQVSINALIAFGMTFVILTGGIDLSVGSILALSSAFVANMMLSGLDPILSIIIGVALGGVMGMVNGLMITKGRMAPFIATLATMTIFRGLTLVYTNGNPITGLGDNLLFQLFGRGYLLGIPVPAITMLITFMILWIVLHKTAFGRKTYAIGGNEKASIISGIKVNRVKIMIYSLTGMLAALAGAILTSRLNSAQPTAGTSYELDAIAAVVLGGTSLAGGRGRIVGTLIGVLIIGVLNNGLNLLEVNSFYQMVVKGIVIAIAVLLDRKKTA
- the rbsB gene encoding ribose ABC transporter substrate-binding protein RbsB, with product MKKWILTLVSMLMIIVLAGCSLEPPEWAKPNPNKSNGQKKIGLSISTLNNPFFVSLKDGVMAEAKKQGIQVIVVDAQNDSAKQTNDVDDLIQQGVSALLINPADSAAISTAVQSANSVGIPVITLDRSADKGEVAALVASDNVKGGRMAAEYFVEQLGEGAKVIELEGVPGASATRERGKGFHEVADKQLDVVSKQSADFDRSKGLNVMENLLQGNPDVQAVFAHNDEMALGAIEAIQSSGKDIPVIGFDGNDDAIKSIQDGKLTATVAQQPILIGQLALQAALDVLSGKQVESSIPAELKLVTKENVNE